The genomic interval NNNNNNNNNNNNNNNNNNNNNNNNNNNNNNNNNNNNNNNNNNNNNNNNNNNNNNNNNNNNNNNNNNNataataataataataataataataataataataataataataataataataataataataataataataataataataataataataataataataataataataataacaacaacaacaacaacaacaacaagtgAGAATAGAACTCTTATATTTGTTCCGTAAATACAATTCAGTTAATAGTTGCAAATACATCGATATACAGAGCCTCATTTAAATTTGAGATTCTTTACTTCTCTACACGTGAAGTGTGTGAGTTTAGTCACTATACtgcttaacaaaaaaaaaaaaataaaccaagAACTATTGACCTCCATATCAATTAATTCCAAAACTACTCCACTCCATGTGCAACCATGAAGTCACCTTATATCTCCTACAGTTGCCCTTATTGAGAGCTTGTCTTTTTTGAAAGGTTAGGTTATATACAAATACTCGAGGACAACTcattcataaatttaattttgaagttAAGTTTATGATTATCTACTTATGTTGGAACACTTATAACATAATGCTAGTTCGATATGTGCTAATCAAACAAGTGCTTGATTAAGCTATAAGATAATTAAACAATTGTCTCCCTTGACTGCTACGATACAAATACACAAAATATATCAGGTCTCATGAGTATTTACAGAGACACATGCACACTCATTCTGATAACATGTAACATAAAgataattgataattttttctctttattgGTCATTAGTTAGttataagttaattttatttttattataatttgttgagtttgttgtAAGGGTTATTTGTCCTATGTATACTTTTTCATTTGTAATCTTTTgttcaattaataaataagatTATTCTTAAATCTTCCCTTTTACTCATTTTGTAGATGTCAGAACAAGACGGAACATAATATCTGttctgttatatatttaatacatttcaAAACAGAATTAAATCTGTGAATAAAAAAAGCGACATGTTTTAGTCTAGTTACAAAAGTgttaaaacaaagataatagaACAGAACTAGAACACGTTCTGTTTTGTTCTATGCACCAAACACTACCATCATATTCTTTTCTGCATATTAACAGTGTCATATAAACTTTTGTTTACAACAAGCTATATACTGTTCTGCCCTTTTAACAGAAACCTATGTTATTCTGTTATTATTCTAATTGGATGAATTATTGATTCTTGAGTGACTCACTTTCAGAGATTTGATCAATGGTGGTTGGTGAACCCGTTGCCGAAGTAGCTGTAGAAATCGAATTACTTGGCGTGTGTCCTTGAACTGCTAAATTAGAAGGCTGCAACAAATTTGCACCAGAAGCCTTCTCCTTAGAAGCATTCATGTTAACTTTTATCCTGCATTATTTGGCCATGGCTTGATCAATTAATATGCTTCATACTACAAGCTAAAGAAGATCAATTGCTGCCAAACTACACTAAACCGAATAAAAACAAGAGAAATTTTTTCGCCATACAACAGTTATCGAATTAAACTGGTGGACTGCATAGGACAATCAAGAGGGAATGATTTTAAACTTACTTGTTATGGATGTTAACATATTCATCGGTTTCATCAAGTATTTCCTCCTGAAACGCACACAAATTTGATGATGGATTAGCATATGTGGCACACATGAAAGCACAACATGTAGTTGCATTAATAACAACCATAATATAAGAAGCTATGCTCTAGTAACAAAATAGCCCACTACAGAAATTTCAAACACCTACAAGAGCTAGGAAACTAATCCTGCTTTAgtcaaatcaaattttttaattcaatgcACTACAAAAATAGCACTTTATCATCCATACTGACTGTGCATATGACAGGAACATTGGAGGGGAAGTTATGTACAATTGCAATAATAACAAATGGCGAATACAGGGACAAAAGAATAAAACAGAGTTTTCAGTACAGTATCAGTGACAGCTAGAGTAGCGTCATCAGCATTGCAAAAAAGtatatcaaaatcaaaaccATACATGCAAGACTAAAGTGGATTAATGCATTTAACCTGAAGAAGCTCTTCGATTACATCCTCCATCGAAATAACACCAACAACCACTTCGTTGGGTGGAAACACAGGCAGGGGAGCATTATCAATGTCCAGGATGCAATATGAACAACCTCTGTGTCTCTTTTTAAAAGCAGGCATTGCTGGTGGACCTTTTTTCACCTGTGGGCCGCCATCAATCTTACCACCAGCAGTCAAAGTATTGCGTGGCTCCAACTTTGCACCTACATTTTTGCCAACAGTCACCTCAAAAAGATAATCACCAAGAGTTTAACTGAGTAGATCAACTACAAACTTTCATAAGACCATAGAGTGTAATTAATGAAACAGAGAAAATCCCAGCCACGTGAAGTAAAAACCATGTGGTGCTGTAGACGTATATTGCTAAAGGAAACGCAGAAAAGATAATCCTGAAGACTTCAGGGGTAcaaaaacttcaaaacaaaaCTACAATTTAGCATATCCTGTTCTGTGAGTTCAACAAATTCCTAAGCACGCATGATATTCCAAAAACATGCAGTCAACATGAggtttattatattatatttaaatatctaCCTTTATCCAAGGGAGAGCTTTTTCCTTTGTTCTTACAGCTGTCCTTAAACTCAAGCTGTTCCTCATCTTTAATTTTCTTGGATGcttcttttttatcatttaGATCCCTATATACAACTGCAATATGACTGTGACCCTTCTGAAATTCATTAAGTATATCATAGAGGGGCATATTCTCTGAAACACTGCATAAATGAAGAGAAAATCATGACTACAGTGTGACCGTAAAAGCATACCAACAACAAATCCAATTTTCATTTCATGTGTATGAAAATGAATTTACCGAGGAATTTTTCTGATGATCATTTTTCTTAGAGGAACTGCAGCCTTTGAATCAACCATAAAGAGATTTTTAACCTGGATGTATATAAGTGAAAAACCATTCCATTAGAATGAATTGGTGACATAATAGTGAATAGGAAGTGCTTGAGTTCCATTCTTTTTATTATGTATCATGCCGGAAAATCCATTTTCTTCCATAGTCACTtgatacaaattttttattacatcACAGAGGTAAACCCTTCCCACAATAACAGACCCATAACTTTAGAGTCACATTACAAGGCATGTCacaaacaataacaataatgataGTCAGAAAATGATACAAGGTTTCAAGCTTGACATCAATCCAATAAACTTTTTCCTTTGGCTAGGCCTAATACTACTTTGCAATTTGCATAGATCATATTCATCTATTTTTATGCATTTCAGCTGAATAACTATTATAGCAGTAGATCAAAACACCAATCCTAGCATTAATCATGAACATTATTCACTATATAACTCAAACATTATATTCCATAACTTTGTATCTCAAACTGTGGTATTAGTCATCAGAGTTGATATTGATATTGTGAATAAATGAGATGATTTATAACAAGAGGGAAGAAACATGATATCACAATTTTCACTCCAATACTAATTCATACCCAACATGCTTACAAGAATAACGAAAAAATTCCAATGTGATGCCAAGATTTATGATAGAAAACTAGTAATAGACATTACCATCAATTGGTACTAGTAATCCACCATCAGCTCAGATAATCTCAAAAGGAAGAAGAATTACCAGAACAAGTCCCATAATGTTTGTCCGCTCTCCCGCATAAACTGGGACTCTACTATGACCCATTGTCATTATTGAATTTAGGGTCTCCCTTCAATGCAACACAAGTATATGGTTCAGAACAAAAGAAGACAGAAACATAGATGAGAGAATGATAAAGAATGCACAAACCCACAAATTTAGAGTTGCATCCAGATCAAGGGAAAATGCCTTTGATATGGGAGTCATGGCATCTTTTGCAGTCTTTTCAGTCAATTCAAGCGCACCGGTTATGATTGTTGTCTCATCATGTGTTAAATCTCCTCCTTTCCCGGCCTAGACAGAAAACAAGTTACAGTTCAGCCATGATAAACTTTAACACAAGTGACATAACTTGTAAACCCACGTAGAATTAACACCCAAGTGAATCTTATAGCATTCAAATGAATAAAAAGACAACTATTTTAGTAATTCATCTCCAACTAGgtattttgaattatatatacCTCATTCCCATGAAAATTCACAAAAGTCTTGAGCTCTGCCCTCTTTAAAAGAGCAGCCTTTCCTTTACCCAACATCCAATCAAGCACCTGGAAATATCACAATCTCCAAACTTCTTATTTTCACAAGATCATAGTAAAATACAAGGTttgtttggattgacttatttgagcttatctaTAAACTGTATGGAAACAACTTATGGCATGTCTATAAACTGTTTTCCGCTTATTTCCACAAGCTCTCAAATGGcttataaaaacaacttataacttATATAGAAAATAGCTTAAATGCTTACGTTATAAGCTCTTATTAAAGATGTTTATCCAACCAATGCCATAatggtatactatatatatccAACACACACAATTGGAAGCACACCTTACCTTGCTGATTGGATAAGAGATAGGGTAGAATACTATAAGAAGAACACGAACAAATGGGGCTAGTGTTGCTCCAACCGTTAACCCATATCGAGTACAAATTGCTTGAGGCAATATCTGAAAAGGACAATCAATGAAGAAGGTAAGAACCTTACAAAACAAGAAAGTAGCACAGTGGATTGTGTTCCTAATAATCACAAATACATAGTAgtaaatcaatataaatatcTACCTCTCCAAAGATGAGGATGAGAGTGACTGAAATCAAAACAGCAGCATAAGGGGGCACAATAGCATCAAGAAAAATTGGAAGAGTCTGCAACCAAATATCGATTAGATCatttaagaattaatacaacaagattttaatttatatgcacGGACCGTGTAAAGATATTTTACACTGTCAACTAATCACAACCAAATAGAACTAGTTGACTTTTATTATCATGTCACAAACATGATTAGTTGTGATGGACcgtgtaaaactttttatattaacaatgcatagaaattaaactcaataaAAATCTCTTACACCCCGTTGCTTTAAATGCCGTTTCAAGGTTACTTAGACAAGTCAAGAAAatcattaaattttgttattttaattttaatgaaattatcttcttttttttttaacaataatacATTTAACTATTTATGTTTCTGCAATAAATAGTTATAGACAATTTTGACAAAACAATAGTCTAACGCtagtttgaaaattgaacatGGAGTAATAATAGTAAATTGGATTAATTAATGTTAATGATAGTAATTAATAGAGAACGACCTACCTCCATGGCTAAGGAATTTCCAATTAAAAGAGTGCAAAGCAAAAGATGCTGGTTCTTAACAACAGGGAAAATTTTggctgaaaaaaaaaaaaaaaaaaaaaaaaaaagaggattatGATTTGTGATTATGGTAATAATAGAATTAAGAAAGGGAAGGTGTAGGGTGTACCAGCATGGATGCGATGTTGAGGACGACCTGATTTGATGAGAACTTCGAGGTCGACGAGGCCCAAAGACATGAGCCCAAGAGTGAGCCCGGCCATCAGACCAGCGAAGCATACCAATCCTACGATGACTATCAAGTACAGCCAGAATTTTGTTCCACAGCATCCTACATCTGCCGCCATCTCTTTCTCTATATGAGAAGTTAGTTTACTGTGTGAGATTTGTTAACAACTTTTGGTAGTATGGCTTTTCATTAGCATTTCTATGTTACCGCTTTTCTTCCAAACATAAGCCATAAATAGCGATGCCCAGATTATATAAGTAGAATCATTTTAGTGAAAGCAATTATTACGGTCATGTTGCTTTTAATTGCATATGTTCTTTTATGTGGATTgctctttttattttatgttggttATATGGTCATTGAGTTTTATATACATAATatcagaaaatttattttctctttttcgtTTTAAATGTTTGTTCACATTTCAAATTATTGGTAATTATAGAATATTAatactaattatttttatctattaatatatatttatttattgtattttaactaatcaatttttttaaccaactataattaataatattatttgagtaaataaaatttattttatcaatgaaatcaataaaattaatcattttcttAAGAACAGTtcacaacaaataattttaatgagaCGAATGAAGTATTTTGGTCCATCTAGCgataagatttaaaaattatctaaaactCTAATATTATTGACACTCTTCTAAATAATTATCTAATATATGATTgagttatcaattttttttttgttacaagagaaaaaataaagtaggaaaaaaaatagtaaaaaaataaattaatcacttaggAACATAACAAGACGAATGAAAGACAAGAGAGGGTTTCATAAATAAAGATTAGATAGTCTAAGTCATTTGTTTCCAACTTAGCTAGAATAACCCACATTGGTCTTCACAATGAATGTACTAAAAGACGAAAATTGATTATCTATCTTTAGTGATAGATGACTTTAGTGTATTTTAGAGTAAAATTgatgattaaaaattaagtaatacaaattatttaaataaaagaaaatgattcattaaaaaaaatatatatacaaagtCACCAAACATAAAAGACTTAAAAGGTAGAGAATCTCATTTGGCTACGAGACAGCATTTCAATATTTtgctaaaaaaatatgaatggtCTCCACATATTAGCATAATGATAGAACCTATTAGTTCGGTAATCGCCAACTTCACTACATCCAAAGAATATGAGAAACATAACTACATTTTGAAACCTGTATGTCAGCAAAGTTGAATATTGACCAAACTTTAATTTTAGCATGAAGTACGTCAAATATAGCAACGCTCCCATAGGAAGCAAATTGGAATGAAGCTTCATAGTTCCTAATCAAGCCTCCAAAGTCAGTCTTACCCAGATTAGTAAGAGCATTATCATCCATGTTGAGGACTATTGTATCCTCATCACCATGTTGTCAGCGTACTTCTCGAGTGGGATGAAAGATATGAAGAGGATTATATGAGCCAAACGTTTGATGCGCAAGGTGAAGTTGTGTCAAAACCGTGACTATTGTCAATGTTGGTATCAATATGAGTCGAATTGGATTTTGAGAAACACattcatttttcttcatttttttgaaCTAACTTCaatcaagtcattttctttaataaaaaagaccattaaattatacttttaaagAGTTTCATTAATCTTAGTTAGTATTTTGAATGACTTTTAAGTATGTGTCTACAATGAATGCGGTCCACTGTAGCATGACAAATTTTAAGGTGAACCCCAATGACACAATACTtgaaaattgttcaaaattGTAACGATAATGAATAATGTCCTATAGAAATAGAAGTTTGTGATCCTTACATTCTCATGATTGATATAAAGTGTTTTGATTGATGGATGATCgatgaaaacaaagaaaaacgaacATGTATTCAGTTCGTCGAATAGACATCAATAAGTCGTGAAATCCTACTTAATttcatgtaatttttaaatactattttacGGTGGACCATATCTTATATTGATCAAGTGAAACACTCACCAAATATAAATTGGTATTTTAAACCTTTTTTAAacaatacattttaaaatttaatgaaagtAAATTCTAGAGTATTTTGAAGTTTTGTTGAGAATCGATACGGTGaagacaaaataaattcaaaattttaaaatttcaaaataattaaaatacagccatatttacataatcataataaaaaattatttaaatagtaATCACTCAAAAAATCAcatgaattttttgtttttataatctTAGTCATTCATAGTTGATTAATGACTAACAATAATTCCTCTTGTTTTCtcgttataaattttttatcatttaatatatatatatattataaaaaactaCCACTAGTTTCATAGATgcatcaaataattatttgaatcCAATTAggttaacaaaaaaaacttagaTCAATGTCAAAATcagtttttgagaaaaatatggAGGGTTAGATTTtggaaaacaaaaaaagaaattcaaattagtatttaaaatatttaaatatcagttaaattaatgctttaataattacttttaagatatttttaattcagaacctttttttttttactatttttgtttttgctaTACTAtctttttaactaattttaactCTAAACCTAAATTGATGTTTTCTATTTCTTAATGAATATATTGGTTTTTGTGGCTTATTCGATTACTTCGAACATTTAGAAATGAAATAGCGTGCAAAGGT from Cicer arietinum cultivar CDC Frontier isolate Library 1 chromosome 5, Cicar.CDCFrontier_v2.0, whole genome shotgun sequence carries:
- the LOC101504381 gene encoding DUF21 domain-containing protein At1g47330, whose product is MAADVGCCGTKFWLYLIVIVGLVCFAGLMAGLTLGLMSLGLVDLEVLIKSGRPQHRIHAAKIFPVVKNQHLLLCTLLIGNSLAMETLPIFLDAIVPPYAAVLISVTLILIFGEILPQAICTRYGLTVGATLAPFVRVLLIVFYPISYPISKVLDWMLGKGKAALLKRAELKTFVNFHGNEAGKGGDLTHDETTIITGALELTEKTAKDAMTPISKAFSLDLDATLNLETLNSIMTMGHSRVPVYAGERTNIMGLVLVKNLFMVDSKAAVPLRKMIIRKIPRVSENMPLYDILNEFQKGHSHIAVVYRDLNDKKEASKKIKDEEQLEFKDSCKNKGKSSPLDKGAKLEPRNTLTAGGKIDGGPQVKKGPPAMPAFKKRHRGCSYCILDIDNAPLPVFPPNEVVVGVISMEDVIEELLQEEILDETDEYVNIHNKIKVNMNASKEKASGANLLQPSNLAVQGHTPSNSISTATSATGSPTTIDQISESESLKNQ